In Mercurialis annua linkage group LG5, ddMerAnnu1.2, whole genome shotgun sequence, a single genomic region encodes these proteins:
- the LOC126681833 gene encoding uncharacterized protein LOC126681833 encodes MTHLSCFQVAIGVQSVSDATVCKVFPSTLSDAAQKWYQNLKEGSITSFRELAMAFKTHFAQSIERKKRSSDLKKCFQKQGESLKAYIARAWNYINLDEERQRKAYGMASPVPSKTQNVQGSSRSQDRYRPLNETSGYRGNKPFNAQPSPPSTGPGTKPSFSIGGGTEGYVDRAGVPRQYVPLNTPREQILSWIKHNNEEIRYPPRLVKDGDRSKFCDFHDGYGHETEECGRLRSEIDKLVCQGRLQHFIVAKEGQDRGNTRVNSVRSEPGGSREAQSPSKKTQVTGVINTISGGTLESEYGRKHRKKKQKMDAKGVEFPHEDALIVSAIIGSKWVKRLLVDDGSSVN; translated from the exons atgactcatttaagttgctttcagGTTGCCATAGGAGTCCAAAGTGTCTCAGACGCCACGGTGTGCAAAGTGTTCCCTTCAACATTGAGTGATGCCGCGCAAAAAtggtaccagaacctcaaggagggctctattacTAGCTTCAGGGAGCTCGCTATGGCCTTCAAAACTCACTTTGCTCAGAGCATCGAGcgaaagaaaagatccagtgatctgaaaaaatgttttcaaaagcaGGGAGAAAGTTTGAAAGCTTACATTGCTCG GGCTTGGAACTATATCAATCTTGACGAGGAAAGACAAAGGAAGGCTTATGGGATGGCTAGCCCGGTTCCCAGTAAAACGCAGAATGTTCAGGGATCTAGCCGCAGTcaagatcggtaccgacctCTGAATGAGACTTCGGGGTACAGGGGTAACAAGCCGTTCAATGCTCAACCCAGTCCGCCTAGCACGGGGCCTGGTACGAAGCCGAGTTTCAGCATTGGGGGAGGAACTGAAGGATACGTCGACCGAGCAGGGGTACCGAGACAATATGTACCACTTAACACTCCAAGGGAGCAGATTCTGTCCTGGATCAAGCACAATAATGAAGAGATTCGTTATCCACCGAGGCTAGTAAAAGATGGAGACCGATCCAAGTTCTGTGATTTCCATGATGGCTATGGCCACGAAACAGAGGAATGTGGGCGTTTGCGGAGTGAGATAGACAAGCTAGTTTGCCAGGGACGATTACAACATTTTATTGTGGCCAAAGAGGGCCAAGACCGAGGAAATAcgagggtcaactcggtcaggtcgGAGCCCGGGGGGAGCAGGGAAgcccaatccccatcaaagaaaacacaagtcacgGGAGTGATCAACACTATCTCAGGAGGAACTTTGGAATCCGAGTATGGTCGAAAACAcagaaagaaaaaacaaaagatg GATGCGAAAGGAGTAGAATTTCCTCATGAGGACGCTTTGATTGTATCTGCCATCATCGGATCAAAATGGGTAAAACGATTGCTGGTGGACGATGGTAGCTCGGTTAACTAG